In one Nicotiana sylvestris chromosome 8, ASM39365v2, whole genome shotgun sequence genomic region, the following are encoded:
- the LOC138876130 gene encoding uncharacterized protein produces MQAWRAKEKALHFLRGHPADSYSKLPKYFYILEKTYPGSVVKLKKTTDECFLYAFVALCTLISGWEYCRPVVVVDGTFLKSTYRGIMLTASTMNAAGTILPLAYAVVDSENDASWKWFFENSSKHMVKELQSRSYTLDEFNERMSKIEEIDPRVKSYLYDIGYNRWSRVHATVNRTWTMTSNIAESLNAITKNARELSIFDLLEYMRTLLERWTNEKLLKAKDTFTFLGFKFNKELENNRTLSQKLRVSASTDHIHTVIDGVKRYIVCLESKKCSCGQFQLDELLCAHALTALRHRNETYENYCSPYYTKESLLRTYEIIVNLLPDESKWNVPQHICDEVVNPPMGEKRQPGRRQKERYKTYDELKSKKYKVSCGNCGGERHNKRSCKNAPKKK; encoded by the exons atgcaagcatggagagcaaaggaaaaggcTTTACACTTTTTGAGAGGTCATCCGGCTGACTCCTACAgcaaattaccaaaatatttttatattcttgagaaGACGTATCCTGGTTCAGTTGTTAAATTGAAGAAGACAACAGATGAATGCTTCTTATatgcatttgttgctctttgtacaTTAATAAGTGGTTGGGAATATTGTAGACCAGTAGTAGTGGTTGATGGGACATTCTTAAAGTCAACCTACAGGGGGATTATGCTGACAGCAAGCACAATGAATGCAGCAG GTACAATATTGCCTTTGGCATATGCTGTGGTTGATTCGGAAAACGACGCATCGTGGAAGTGGTTTTTTGAGAATTCAAGCAAGCATATGGTGAAAGAACTTCAAT CACGGTCATATACTCTGGATGAGTTTAATGAAAGGATGTCGAAGATTGAAGAGATAGACCCGCGTGTTAAATCATATCTCTATGATATTGGCTATAATAGGTGGTCAAGAGTACATGCAACGGTGAATAGAACTTGGACTATGACATCAAACATTGCAGAGTCGTTGAATGCTATAACAAAAAATGCAAGAGAGCTGTCAATATTTGACCTATTAGAGTATATGAGGACACTTCTTGAACGTTGGACGAATGAGAAGTTATTGAAGGCAAAGGATACTTTCACATTCCTTGGGTTCAAATTTAACAAAGAATTGGAGAACAACAGAACATTATCTCAGAAACTTAGG GTGAGCGCTTCAACAGATCATATCCATACTGTGATAGATGGTGTGAAGCGGTACATTGTGTGTCTTGAAAGCAAGAAATGTAGCTGTGGCCAGTTCCAACTTGATGAACTTCTATGTGCGCATGCTTTGACAGCTTTAAGGCATAGGAATGAAACTTATGAAAACTATTGCTCTCCGTATTACACAAAGGAGAGCCTACTGCGTACGTATGAAATAATAGTAAATCTCCTTCCTGATGAAAGCAAATGGAATGTGCCACAACATATATGTGATGAAGTAGTAAATCCACCTATGGGAGAGAAAAGGCAGCCAGGAAGACGTCAAAAGGAAAGATACAAAACATATGATGAACTAAAGTCAAAGAAGTACAAGGTGTCATGTGGCAACTGTGGAGGTGAAAGGCATAATAAAAGATCTTGCAAGAATGCGCCTAAAAAGAAATAA
- the LOC138876129 gene encoding uncharacterized protein codes for MNEQFENDEALKKLIAQQKQLKEHSDRIEQIPRVSPVIKGIDMDKYSREPWKPSTAPLPIPKKLKMPDIPKYDGTTDPRDHKHGRQGTVAKINEIKPKQEKSREFHNDHGHKTADCRLLQGEVENLLKQGYSTELFSEKGKQTYMKNTQEPPKPPSPKRMVNVISGVEEINGVTYTTAKKVSKITVTHGKQVQKILEEDSITFDDTDAYGMLTPYNDAQIISVLVHDTNVKRVLVDPGSSVNIILLRVVNEMQANDTLIPKPRTLSGFDNSSVVTNGKIILTTFAEGVIKDTKFQVVEMDINYNMILGRLWIHKMDIVPSTLHQVIKFPS; via the exons ATGAACGAGCAGTTTGAGAATGATGAAGCTTTGAAAAAATTAATCGCTCAACAG aaacagctcaaggagcacagcgatcgcatagagcagatacctaGAGTGTCGCCCGTAATCAAGGGAATAGATATGGACAAATACTCTCGagaaccttggaagccaagtacCGCTCCTTTACCAATTCCAAAGAAACTCAAGATGCCTGATATTCCGAAATACGATGGAACAACCGATCCACGGGATCAC aagcatgggagacaaGGTACAGTGGCCAAAATAAATGAGATCAAACCCAAACAGGAGAAATCCCGCGAGTTTCACAACGACCACGGTCACAAAACGGCGGATTGCAGATTGTTACAAGGTGAAGTAGaaaatttattaaaacaagggtatTCAACTGAATTGTTTAGTGAAAAGGGAAAGCAAACATATATGAAGAATACGCAGGAACCACCAAAACCTCCTTCACCAAAAAGGATGGTTAATGTCATAAGTGGAGTGGAGGAGATCAATGGCGTAACATATACGACAGCAAAGAAGGTGTCAAAAATTACAGTCACCCACGGGAAGCAAGTTCAAAAGATTTTGGAAGAAGATAGTATAACATTTGATGATACAGATGCATATGGTATGCTGACCCCATATAATGATGCACAGATAATATCTGTACTTGTACATgacactaatgtaaaacgagttttggtTGACCCAGGTAGTTCTGTGAATATCATTCTGTTGAGAGTGGTAAATGAGATGCAAGCCAATGATACGCTGATACCCAAGCCACGAACCTTGTCTGGTTTTGACAATTCAAGCGTCGTAACAAACGGGAAGATAATactcaccacattcgcagaaggagtaATCAAAGACACCAAATTTCAAGTAGTAGAAATGGATATAAattacaatatgattctcggcAGACTATGGATTCACAAAATGGATATTGTCCCATCTACGTTACATCAAGTCATCAAGTTCCCTTCATAA